The Mytilus trossulus isolate FHL-02 chromosome 3, PNRI_Mtr1.1.1.hap1, whole genome shotgun sequence genome contains a region encoding:
- the LOC134711221 gene encoding interferon-induced protein 44-like: MSVQFKKSDQEEMNKWLSGNKQFTCLFRATRDGCDATKFHSLCNNKGPTVTIIYNTNNSVYGGYTSVSWANTENWQTDGQAFLFRLYQNGNWKPVQLPVIDPSHSIYDASSQGPTFGSGHDFLAFASTTIWNGTYFQSDGYVTPGNAYSANGETSDSITGGSKQLKEIEVYLVEDKPGNAPLEEPWRKTPKWNKKYFEELKEKVEKYKPLKELNVQQARVLLVGQVGAGKTSFFNTINSVFRGYITRQACSGNAEHSLTTVYRMYQIRNSASGKALNFRLHDTRGLEADQGMDAHGTCYLLDGNLPDRFQFNPSAPVTPDITGFVATPQFADKIHCVVFVIDGSTVDVIPEKVIEKMKGFQIHMNQRGIPQIVLLTKIDKVCESTSEDLSQVFFSPVVQETVDRVSQILGLPRSNILPIKNYESEIELQDNVNILTLLTLQQILNSADDYMFNYLDQIEDGKLQQLNIRE; encoded by the exons ATGTCAGTACAATTCAAAAAGAGTGATCAAGAAGAAATGAACAAATGGCTAAGTGGGAATAAACAATTCACATGTTTGTTCAGAGCAACCAGAGACGGCTGTGATGCTACAAAATTCCACAGCCTTTGCAATAACAAAGGTCCAACGGTGACTATTATATACAACACTAACAACTCTGTATATGGTGGATATACCTCCGTAAGTTGGGCTAATACTGAAAATTGGCAAACAGACGGACAGGCTTTTTTGTTTCGGCTTTATCAAAATGGAAATTGGAAGCCAGTTCAACTGCCTGTTATTGATCCGTCACACTCTATTTACGATGCTTCGAGCCAAGGACCTACTTTCGGCAGCGGTCATGATTTCTTAGCATTTGCAAGCACAACTATCTGGAATGGTACATATTTTCAGTCCGACGGTTATGTAACTCCAGGAAACGCATACTCTGCAAACGGAGAAACGTCAGATTCTATAACAGGTGgaagtaaacaattaaaagagaTTGAAGTTTACTTGGTAGAAG ataAACCTGGCAATGCACCTCTCGAAGAACCATGGAGAAAAACTCCTAAATGGAATAAAAAG tattttgaaGAACTGAAGGAGAAGGTAGAAAAATACAAACCGTTAAAggaattaaatgttcaacaagcACGTGTTTTGTTGGTCGGACAAGTAGGAGCTGGGAAGACAAGTTTCTTCAATACAATTAACTCTGTTTTCCGAGGCTATATAACCAGACAGGCGTGTAGCGGTAATGCAGAGCATAGCTTAACAACTGTG TATCGAATGTACCAAATCAGAAATAGTGCATCAGGGAAAGCATTGAATTTCAGACTACATGATACGAGAGGACTAGAAGCTGATCAGGGAATGGATGCCCATGGAACGTGCTATCTACTCGATGGTAATTTACCTGATCGTTTCCAG TTCAATCCATCAGCGCCAGTTACACCTGACATAACAGGATTTGTTGCCACCCCACAATTTGCTGATAAAATACATTGTGTTGTGTTTGTCATTGATGGCAGCACAGTAGACGTTATTCCGGAGAAGGTAATAGAAAAGATGAAAGGATTTCAGATTCACATGAATCAAAGAG GCATCCCACAGATTGTATTACTTACGAAGATAGACAAAGTGTGTGAGTCTACAAGTGAAGATTTATCACAAGTTTTCTTCAGTCCTGTCGTACAAGAAACTGTAGATCGAGTTTCACAGATATTGGGACTGCCAAGATCTAATATTCTGCCAATTAAGAATTACGAATCAGAAATCGAACTTCAGGATAACGTTAACATTTTAACGTTATTGACCTTGCAGCAAATACTGAATTCGGCAGACGACTACATGTTTAATTATCTTGACCAAATTGAAGACGGGAAACTACAACAACTAAATATCAGAGAATAA